One Terriglobales bacterium genomic region harbors:
- a CDS encoding NAD(P)-dependent alcohol dehydrogenase, with protein MAEVAQMPAIQTEKPQTFTAKAFAAQSASSVLAPYTIPRRSPRAQDVQIEILYCGVCHSDLHQVRNEWQMVMPTVYPCVPGHEIVGRVVAVGSAVKKFKEGDLAAVGCMVDSCRTCSACRAGEEQYCEVGLTLTYNGEDKILGGVTYGGYSDSIVVDQAYVLRVPKSLDPARTAPLLCAGITTFSPLRTWKVGKGQKVGIVGLGGLGHMGLKFAKAFGAHAVLFTTSPNKTADAIRLGADEVVISKNEAEVQKHAGSFDFILDTVAADHDLNALLNLLKLDGTMTLVGAPEKPAAVYSFSLIMKRRRLAGSAIGGIRETQEMLDFCADNGVAADIELIKIQQVNQAYERLLKSDVKYRFVIDVASLK; from the coding sequence ATGGCTGAAGTAGCCCAAATGCCCGCCATCCAAACCGAGAAGCCACAAACCTTCACCGCGAAAGCGTTTGCCGCACAAAGTGCGTCCAGTGTTCTGGCGCCTTATACCATCCCACGTCGCTCCCCGCGCGCTCAAGATGTCCAGATTGAAATCCTCTACTGCGGGGTTTGTCATTCCGACCTGCATCAGGTTCGCAACGAATGGCAGATGGTCATGCCGACGGTGTATCCCTGCGTCCCCGGACACGAAATCGTTGGCCGCGTGGTGGCCGTTGGCAGCGCTGTGAAGAAGTTCAAGGAAGGTGACCTTGCCGCAGTTGGTTGCATGGTCGATTCCTGCCGTACCTGCTCGGCCTGCCGTGCCGGAGAGGAGCAGTACTGCGAAGTTGGCTTGACGCTGACCTACAACGGCGAAGACAAAATTCTCGGAGGCGTTACCTATGGAGGCTACTCCGATAGCATCGTTGTCGATCAAGCATATGTGTTGCGCGTGCCCAAGAGTTTGGATCCAGCCCGCACAGCACCCCTTCTCTGCGCCGGCATCACTACATTTTCACCACTGCGTACATGGAAGGTTGGTAAAGGACAGAAGGTAGGCATCGTGGGTCTTGGCGGTCTTGGCCACATGGGCCTGAAATTCGCTAAAGCCTTCGGAGCCCACGCGGTCCTCTTTACCACATCGCCAAACAAAACAGCTGACGCCATCCGCCTGGGCGCCGACGAAGTCGTGATTTCGAAGAACGAAGCCGAAGTGCAGAAACACGCCGGCAGCTTCGACTTCATTCTCGATACAGTCGCCGCGGACCACGACCTCAACGCGCTTCTCAATTTATTGAAACTCGACGGCACGATGACGCTAGTCGGAGCACCAGAGAAACCCGCAGCAGTGTATAGCTTTTCTCTGATCATGAAGCGCCGCCGCCTCGCTGGCTCCGCTATCGGCGGCATCCGCGAGACGCAAGAGATGTTGGATTTTTGCGCAGACAACGGCGTCGCCGCAGACATCGAGCTGATCAAGATTCAACAGGTCAACCAAGCCTACGAACGCCTGTTGAAGAGCGACGTGAAGTATCGCTTCGTTATCGATGTGGCTTCACTAAAGTAG
- a CDS encoding DinB family protein, with protein MEDDSQHIVSKVPVWFDRKFEFTFPVEQYPNLCVRLRGTPVRLEEMLRGVSRDVLVLKPDDKWSAQEHAGHLLDLESLWVARVDDFLKGGDTLTVADLTNRKTHEANHNARPLAEILAEFRRARLLFADRLEKFEPDLFTRSMLHPRLKQPMRLVDHLYFVAEHDDHHMATIWEMIRKVKVLNREEQTA; from the coding sequence ATGGAAGACGACTCGCAGCACATAGTAAGCAAAGTCCCAGTCTGGTTTGACCGGAAGTTTGAGTTCACCTTTCCTGTGGAACAGTATCCGAACCTTTGCGTTCGACTGCGGGGCACTCCGGTACGGCTGGAAGAGATGTTACGCGGCGTGTCGCGCGATGTGCTGGTCCTCAAGCCCGACGATAAGTGGTCGGCCCAGGAGCACGCGGGACATCTGCTCGATTTGGAGTCTCTATGGGTGGCGCGTGTCGATGACTTTCTTAAAGGTGGAGACACCCTCACCGTCGCGGACTTAACCAATCGCAAGACGCACGAAGCTAACCACAATGCGCGGCCCTTGGCAGAGATTTTGGCTGAGTTCCGCAGAGCGCGGCTCCTCTTCGCGGATCGTTTGGAGAAGTTTGAACCTGATCTCTTTACGCGCTCGATGTTGCACCCGCGTCTGAAGCAGCCCATGCGGCTCGTGGATCATTTGTACTTCGTTGCCGAGCACGACGACCATCACATGGCGACAATCTGGGAGATGATCAGAAAAGTAAAGGTGCTAAATCGGGAAGAGCAGACAGCCTAA
- a CDS encoding GntR family transcriptional regulator, which translates to MSKDSDVPLREQLAEQIVVLITTGQLRAGQELPSVRALARQVKVHYNTVSEAYQDLVHREWLTRQRGSKLVVGTRAVPGLSPPSNLDDLINESIQRAKDMGYSLQQLTERVRERLLAQPPDHILVVEQEAGLREVISQEAHQTLNSPVEACSLEEFMSNPGLAVGAQVFAPSHIIEDLKQFVPRNRPCVPIVYSSADEHLDFIRRLEKPSIIAVASFSESLLKTARGVFAPAIARRHTFRALLLQERSHVDLRGMDAVFCDSIAVSMVKCRQKIHYHLIADECLHHLASVVETTVGL; encoded by the coding sequence CTGAGCAAAGATAGTGATGTCCCGCTGCGGGAACAACTCGCCGAGCAAATTGTTGTCTTAATTACGACTGGACAGTTGCGCGCCGGCCAGGAGTTGCCGAGTGTCCGAGCTCTTGCCCGTCAAGTGAAGGTTCACTACAACACGGTCAGTGAGGCCTATCAGGATCTCGTTCATCGAGAGTGGCTGACGCGGCAGCGTGGCAGCAAGCTCGTTGTAGGAACTCGTGCAGTTCCTGGTCTGAGCCCACCTTCCAATCTCGACGACCTCATTAATGAGAGCATTCAACGCGCGAAGGATATGGGCTATTCGCTGCAGCAGTTGACAGAACGAGTCCGTGAACGTCTACTCGCCCAGCCGCCGGATCACATTCTCGTGGTGGAGCAGGAGGCTGGTCTTCGTGAAGTTATCTCCCAGGAGGCCCACCAAACCCTTAACTCTCCGGTGGAGGCTTGTTCTCTCGAAGAGTTTATGAGCAACCCCGGGTTGGCAGTCGGAGCTCAGGTATTTGCTCCGAGCCACATCATCGAAGACCTGAAGCAATTTGTTCCTCGAAACCGGCCTTGCGTGCCGATTGTGTATTCCAGCGCCGATGAGCATCTCGATTTCATCCGCCGATTGGAGAAGCCATCTATCATTGCAGTGGCGTCCTTCAGTGAGAGCTTGTTGAAGACGGCACGAGGCGTGTTTGCTCCAGCGATCGCCCGGCGGCACACGTTCCGAGCTTTGTTACTTCAAGAAAGGTCTCACGTGGACCTGCGCGGCATGGACGCTGTGTTCTGCGACTCCATAGCGGTGTCGATGGTGAAGTGCAGACAGAAGATTCATTACCATCTGATTGCCGACGAATGCCTTCATCATCTCGCATCAGTGGTTGAGACGACGGTCGGACTCTGA
- a CDS encoding VOC family protein, whose amino-acid sequence MKNKVRAVPDGYNTATPYLTIRGAAKSIDFYKQAFGAKELFRMPGPDGKIMHAEILIGDSHIMLADESPKAETKSPQTLNGSASGIFLYLDDVDASFKQALKAGAKETQPLENMFWGDRFGKLTDPFGHRWMLASHIEDVSPAEMEERMAAAVSK is encoded by the coding sequence ATGAAAAATAAGGTAAGAGCAGTTCCCGACGGCTACAACACAGCTACCCCTTACCTCACCATTCGAGGTGCGGCGAAGTCCATCGACTTCTACAAGCAAGCCTTTGGCGCTAAAGAACTCTTTCGAATGCCGGGTCCAGACGGCAAGATTATGCATGCTGAGATCCTGATTGGGGATTCTCACATCATGCTCGCCGACGAATCGCCCAAAGCCGAAACGAAGTCGCCGCAGACGTTGAACGGCAGCGCCAGCGGCATCTTTCTGTATCTCGATGACGTCGATGCATCGTTTAAGCAGGCGCTTAAGGCAGGCGCGAAGGAAACTCAGCCTCTGGAAAACATGTTTTGGGGCGACCGCTTTGGCAAACTCACTGACCCATTTGGGCACAGGTGGATGCTGGCATCGCACATCGAAGACGTATCTCCTGCAGAGATGGAAGAGAGAATGGCTGCGGCTGTCTCGAAGTAG
- a CDS encoding alpha/beta fold hydrolase: MRRHLLRRILIAGTIGYLLFSIAGGITLAELQLHPWKRRLSHGDEAAIFIRARYGTALENVEITARDGIVLKAWYVRPHNANGRDILMLHGVADNREGVASFAAPFLERGYSLLLPDSRAHGESGSALATYGLRESDDIHRWVDWLYTSRQSKCVYGFGESMGAALVLDSLTAEDRFCAIVAESPFSSFRSVGYERAAWYVRAPTWVGRTLLRLPVEVGMDYAKLRYGLDFDSDSPADAVRRSSTPVLLIHGADDINILPRHSELIAAQSPTHVTLWEVPGATHCGASSMQPEMFWNRVLSWFSSHSERASGKAAISLIRPSELGAKRARVGQANARSLGINADLEWRAPLRNLKSLAFPLPDAGLLKCLITLVRCARESVLTGV, from the coding sequence ATGCGCCGACATCTCCTACGCCGGATTCTAATTGCGGGCACCATTGGATATCTACTTTTCTCCATAGCCGGAGGGATTACCCTCGCCGAGCTCCAACTTCATCCCTGGAAACGCAGACTCTCGCACGGCGACGAGGCAGCGATATTTATTCGTGCCCGTTATGGAACGGCGCTTGAAAACGTTGAGATCACTGCGCGGGACGGCATTGTGCTCAAGGCGTGGTATGTGCGGCCGCACAATGCGAATGGACGCGACATACTCATGCTGCACGGCGTGGCCGACAACCGCGAAGGAGTCGCGAGTTTCGCCGCGCCGTTCCTCGAGCGTGGATATAGCCTGCTGCTTCCCGATTCGCGTGCTCACGGTGAAAGCGGAAGCGCGCTTGCAACATATGGACTGCGGGAGAGCGACGACATCCATCGCTGGGTGGACTGGCTCTACACTAGCCGGCAATCAAAATGTGTTTACGGATTTGGTGAGTCCATGGGCGCCGCTCTCGTGCTCGACAGCCTTACGGCTGAAGACCGCTTCTGTGCCATTGTCGCCGAGTCGCCATTCTCATCGTTTCGCTCTGTCGGTTACGAACGCGCCGCGTGGTATGTGAGAGCTCCAACCTGGGTTGGACGCACGCTGCTGCGTCTGCCAGTCGAAGTGGGAATGGACTACGCAAAGCTGCGCTACGGCCTCGACTTCGATAGCGACAGCCCGGCAGATGCGGTCCGTCGCTCCTCCACTCCGGTTTTGCTTATACACGGCGCCGACGATATCAACATTCTTCCGCGCCACTCCGAGCTGATCGCCGCCCAATCCCCCACGCACGTAACGCTCTGGGAGGTTCCGGGAGCCACTCATTGCGGGGCGTCGTCGATGCAGCCTGAGATGTTCTGGAACAGGGTCCTCTCGTGGTTCAGCAGCCATTCCGAAAGGGCCTCCGGAAAAGCAGCGATAAGCTTGATACGACCTTCTGAATTGGGAGCAAAACGAGCAAGAGTGGGACAGGCAAACGCAAGGAGCCTTGGCATAAACGCAGACTTGGAATGGCGCGCCCCCCTTCGTAATTTGAAAAGCCTCGCTTTCCCGCTACCCGATGCTGGGTTACTTAAGTGCTTGATTACATTGGTGCGATGTGCCCGGGAATCTGTCCTGACCGGCGTTTGA
- a CDS encoding DUF885 domain-containing protein, with protein sequence MRLPQRLLLLIALAVSTFAQDKKLPPVAERIATQNALFDEQYESDLREFPERATAFGDYRYNDKLADHSLAAIVQREKTTESFYARLQSISTAGFSDQDQLSHDLLVRGLQQRIADFELKEYEMPISQFNGVHTSLADLPLSVPLDSVKHYEDYIARLHQIPRVLSQTTEVMRAGMKDKLMPVRFLLEKVPIQCQGIIDANPFLLPTKKYPASISAEDQKRLTQQITDAVNTDVIPAYKTFAAFIRTEYAPQGRTTLSVTSLPDGEKRYQNDIYGRTTTHMTADEIHQLGLREIDRIQAEMMVIAKKEGFTDLVSFRNSLKTNPKYKPTSSEQIVDDFRHYIAQMQPKLPELFTLMPKSAVTVEPIPAFQAAAATHYVSGTPDGKRPGRVVVATSNSADRSLINDEAVAYHEGIPGHHMQQSVQRQLTGLPKFRLQGLGFNAYTEGWALYAEQLGKEVGFYQDPASDYGRLSSELFRAVRLVVDTGIHAKGWPRDQVVEFMRKSGAVDEPTIQSETDRYIAWPAQACSYKIGQLKFLELRERARRELGPKFDIRTFHDEMLNGGSLPLDLLEARTDKWIAEQKSK encoded by the coding sequence ATGCGCCTTCCACAGCGATTACTTCTCCTCATCGCCCTAGCTGTTTCCACCTTTGCACAAGACAAAAAGCTTCCGCCGGTTGCCGAGCGTATCGCGACGCAGAATGCTCTTTTCGACGAGCAGTATGAGTCCGACCTTCGAGAATTTCCTGAGCGGGCAACCGCTTTCGGCGACTACCGTTACAACGATAAGCTAGCCGACCATTCACTCGCCGCCATTGTCCAGCGCGAGAAGACGACCGAGAGCTTTTATGCGCGACTTCAGTCCATCTCGACTGCAGGCTTCTCCGATCAGGACCAGCTTTCGCACGACCTGCTTGTGCGCGGCCTGCAGCAGCGGATTGCGGACTTCGAGCTCAAAGAGTACGAGATGCCCATCAGCCAATTTAACGGCGTCCATACGTCACTCGCGGATCTTCCACTTTCCGTGCCGCTCGACTCCGTCAAGCATTACGAGGACTACATCGCGCGCCTGCACCAGATTCCACGCGTCCTGAGCCAGACAACCGAAGTCATGCGTGCCGGCATGAAGGACAAGCTGATGCCGGTCCGATTTCTTCTGGAGAAGGTCCCAATCCAGTGTCAGGGCATTATCGACGCCAATCCGTTTCTGCTCCCGACGAAGAAGTATCCGGCGAGCATCTCCGCTGAAGACCAAAAAAGGTTGACGCAGCAGATCACCGATGCAGTGAACACCGACGTGATCCCCGCCTACAAGACCTTCGCCGCTTTCATCCGCACGGAATACGCACCGCAAGGCCGCACTACTCTCTCTGTCACCTCTCTGCCTGATGGAGAGAAGAGATACCAAAACGACATCTACGGCCGGACCACCACTCACATGACCGCGGATGAAATACACCAGCTCGGTCTACGCGAGATCGACCGCATTCAGGCCGAGATGATGGTGATCGCCAAGAAGGAAGGCTTCACGGACCTCGTGTCGTTTCGGAACTCGCTCAAAACCAATCCCAAATACAAGCCCACTTCCTCCGAGCAGATCGTCGATGACTTCCGCCACTACATCGCTCAGATGCAGCCGAAACTCCCGGAGCTATTCACGCTGATGCCGAAGTCGGCCGTAACTGTGGAACCGATCCCCGCTTTTCAGGCAGCGGCAGCAACTCACTACGTCTCCGGCACTCCGGACGGCAAGCGGCCTGGGCGCGTTGTCGTCGCCACGTCCAACTCTGCTGATCGTTCACTCATCAACGACGAGGCAGTTGCCTACCACGAGGGCATCCCCGGACATCACATGCAGCAGTCGGTGCAGCGCCAGCTCACCGGTCTCCCCAAGTTTCGGCTCCAGGGACTGGGATTCAATGCGTACACCGAAGGATGGGCACTGTACGCAGAGCAACTCGGTAAAGAAGTTGGCTTCTACCAGGATCCCGCTTCGGACTACGGCAGGCTGTCGTCGGAGCTCTTCCGCGCCGTGCGTCTCGTCGTCGATACGGGAATTCACGCCAAAGGATGGCCGCGCGATCAGGTGGTCGAGTTCATGCGAAAGTCTGGCGCAGTCGATGAGCCCACCATCCAGTCGGAGACCGATCGCTACATTGCGTGGCCCGCACAAGCTTGCAGTTACAAGATTGGCCAGCTCAAGTTCCTCGAACTCCGCGAGCGCGCCCGCAGGGAACTCGGTCCCAAGTTTGATATCCGCACCTTCCACGACGAAATGCTCAATGGCGGAAGCCTCCCGCTGGACCTTCTCGAAGCTCGCACCGACAAGTGGATCGCGGAACAAAAATCAAAGTGA
- a CDS encoding sterol desaturase family protein, translating to MIPIMIIVMATIFFFILERVLPGRELPEAPGWFARAALINACQLGTVVLAGVAWERWMQRWSLFHISDWMSPPVQGSLGWFVGTFVFYWWHRARHDVDFLWRICHQVHHSPSRIELLTAFYKHPLEIAVDSMIASALMFSLLGASPEGGTWFNVRSARRISLPQQPPHSALVRVLHSAGQNIIPFTINLMFTASTMPISRGGIVYSARSGTRTSLPRSADFLMGMSEICVKCSSSGIVINDCLCKNSL from the coding sequence ATGATTCCGATAATGATTATCGTCATGGCAACAATCTTCTTTTTCATCCTTGAGCGGGTGCTTCCAGGACGAGAATTGCCCGAGGCCCCGGGCTGGTTCGCTCGAGCCGCTCTGATAAATGCCTGCCAGTTGGGAACCGTCGTGCTGGCGGGTGTGGCTTGGGAGCGATGGATGCAGCGATGGTCGCTATTCCATATCTCGGACTGGATGTCTCCCCCGGTGCAAGGCTCTCTGGGCTGGTTTGTCGGCACTTTCGTCTTTTACTGGTGGCACCGGGCTCGCCATGATGTTGATTTCCTCTGGCGAATTTGCCATCAAGTCCACCACAGTCCAAGCCGAATTGAGTTGCTGACGGCATTCTACAAACATCCGCTTGAAATCGCAGTAGATTCAATGATTGCGAGTGCCTTGATGTTTTCCCTGTTAGGAGCATCTCCCGAGGGAGGCACATGGTTTAACGTTCGCAGTGCTCGGCGAATATCTCTACCACAGCAACCTCCGCACTCCGCATTGGTTCGGGTACTTCATTCAGCGGGCCAGAACATCATTCCATTCACCATCAACTTGATGTTCACGGCTTCAACTATGCCGATATCACGTGGTGGGATCGTCTATTCGGCACGTTCAGGGACACGGACCAGTTTGCCGCGCAGTGCGGATTTCCTGATGGGCATGAGCGAAATCTGCGTCAAATGCTCGTCTTCCGGGATAGTTATTAACGATTGCCTTTGCAAGAATTCCTTATAA
- a CDS encoding nuclear transport factor 2 family protein, producing MKRLVVVAVGLLAFGTLGFSQAAKGKNSDVEQKLTSAEKQLWEAWKNKDMGPFKQHLTDDTVMVDPGGITQGKDKAVDFMTKNPCDVKSYALGDMKVDWIDKDMALLTYKAESDATCGGQKTPPSVYAASLWVKKNGKWLGAFHQETAAAPAP from the coding sequence ATGAAAAGACTTGTAGTTGTGGCTGTTGGATTGTTGGCGTTTGGGACGTTGGGATTTTCTCAGGCAGCGAAGGGCAAGAACTCCGACGTGGAGCAGAAGCTGACCAGCGCGGAGAAGCAGTTGTGGGAGGCCTGGAAGAACAAAGACATGGGGCCTTTCAAGCAGCACCTCACCGACGACACCGTAATGGTCGATCCCGGCGGCATAACTCAGGGCAAGGATAAAGCCGTGGATTTCATGACCAAGAACCCATGCGACGTGAAGAGCTACGCGCTGGGTGACATGAAAGTAGATTGGATCGACAAAGACATGGCCTTGCTCACCTATAAAGCAGAATCTGACGCAACCTGCGGCGGCCAGAAGACGCCACCTTCCGTGTATGCTGCCAGTCTCTGGGTCAAGAAGAACGGCAAATGGCTCGGAGCCTTCCACCAGGAAACAGCCGCTGCTCCCGCTCCATAG
- a CDS encoding DUF2339 domain-containing protein: MADPQDELVALRAQMSALTARLYHVEQRLGLDSDPAREAPGLVRETAPAPPYRLAPPSPPAARALEPIPIAPPAFTNFSAAPEKDEDELEGQIGKLWLNRIGIVAILIGVSYFIKYAFDNGWIGPAGRIALGLLAGIALILWSERFRARGHAPFSYSLKAVGIGTLYLSLWGAFQVYHLVPSAAAFVAMILVTGATLTLALTQDAEILAAFAMIGGFSTPVLLSTGQNHEIVLFSYICLLDLAMLAMVRAKPWRRLLVGSFTGTAILYGGWFFSYYTRDQRAVTTLFTLIFAAIFATIPLLTPLTRSRWHAGFSITLTLLPLVNAAAVFLCLNAMYENATLTWFSLALAAAYLLLSSQFKRRVGSEPDVVKTINLLHVAIAVAFITIAIPLKLNSHWVTLGWLVESAVLLYISVRTKTNFLRYFAAVTLSLGIIRLLVWDNFRVETLIFNARFATYLVAIAILGGIVAAASRFASERERPAVRVAGILLNLLALIALTLEASDYFLRQVSGLYQMHDNAAATFHQLNLARNFSYSLIWLAYGAGLMMFGFRRRSAFVRWQALVLIAFTIGKVFLFDVSELQQGYRILSFIALGAVLMGISYVYHRDWLNLGASATAKSTEAPSA; encoded by the coding sequence ATGGCTGATCCGCAGGATGAACTCGTGGCCTTACGCGCGCAAATGAGTGCGCTTACTGCGCGCCTGTACCACGTAGAGCAAAGACTCGGCCTTGACTCCGACCCGGCGCGGGAGGCTCCCGGCTTGGTTCGCGAGACCGCTCCCGCGCCTCCCTACCGTCTGGCTCCGCCCTCTCCTCCTGCCGCTCGCGCGTTGGAGCCAATTCCAATCGCGCCGCCGGCGTTCACCAACTTTTCCGCCGCCCCTGAAAAGGACGAAGACGAGCTCGAAGGCCAGATTGGGAAGCTCTGGCTGAACCGAATTGGGATTGTTGCCATCCTGATTGGAGTCTCGTATTTCATCAAGTACGCCTTCGACAATGGCTGGATTGGCCCAGCGGGCAGAATTGCGCTGGGGCTGTTGGCGGGGATTGCGCTTATCTTGTGGAGCGAACGCTTCCGCGCGCGGGGCCATGCCCCATTTTCTTATTCTCTTAAGGCCGTTGGAATTGGCACGCTGTATCTATCGCTGTGGGGCGCATTCCAGGTGTATCACCTGGTGCCTTCTGCCGCCGCCTTCGTGGCGATGATCCTGGTCACAGGTGCAACGCTGACACTGGCTCTCACGCAGGACGCGGAGATTCTCGCCGCCTTCGCCATGATCGGCGGATTCAGCACTCCAGTCCTGCTTTCCACCGGACAGAATCACGAGATCGTTCTCTTCTCTTATATATGTCTTCTAGACCTGGCGATGCTTGCCATGGTACGAGCGAAACCATGGCGCCGTTTGCTGGTGGGAAGCTTCACTGGGACAGCGATCCTCTACGGCGGGTGGTTCTTTTCGTACTACACGAGAGACCAGCGCGCTGTTACGACGCTGTTTACCTTGATCTTCGCCGCAATCTTTGCCACCATTCCTTTGCTTACGCCGCTTACGCGATCGCGGTGGCACGCCGGCTTTTCCATAACTCTGACGCTGCTTCCGCTGGTGAATGCGGCAGCCGTCTTCCTGTGTCTCAACGCGATGTATGAGAACGCGACGCTCACCTGGTTCTCGTTGGCATTGGCGGCGGCCTATCTGCTGCTGAGCAGCCAGTTCAAGCGGCGTGTCGGCAGTGAGCCCGACGTAGTGAAGACAATCAACCTGCTGCATGTAGCAATCGCCGTCGCGTTCATCACCATCGCAATCCCGCTGAAGTTGAACTCGCACTGGGTCACGCTCGGTTGGCTGGTTGAGTCTGCGGTGCTGCTGTACATCTCAGTGCGGACGAAAACAAATTTCCTACGCTACTTTGCCGCCGTTACGTTGTCTCTGGGAATTATTCGTCTGCTCGTTTGGGATAACTTCCGCGTGGAGACGCTGATCTTCAATGCACGCTTCGCCACATATCTGGTGGCAATCGCGATTCTCGGCGGCATCGTTGCTGCAGCCAGCCGCTTCGCCAGCGAGCGCGAACGGCCTGCGGTTCGCGTTGCTGGTATTCTGCTGAACCTGCTGGCGCTGATCGCGCTCACTCTGGAAGCGTCGGACTATTTTCTCCGGCAAGTCAGCGGGCTCTATCAGATGCACGATAACGCGGCCGCCACATTTCATCAGCTCAATCTGGCACGCAACTTCAGCTATTCCCTTATCTGGCTTGCTTATGGCGCGGGACTCATGATGTTCGGCTTCCGCAGACGCTCGGCGTTCGTTCGCTGGCAGGCGCTAGTGTTGATCGCGTTCACCATCGGCAAGGTCTTCCTCTTTGACGTGTCGGAGCTGCAGCAGGGATATCGCATATTGAGCTTTATTGCCTTGGGAGCGGTGCTGATGGGAATCTCGTACGTTTATCATCGCGACTGGCTCAACCTCGGAGCGAGCGCGACGGCAAAATCGACCGAGGCGCCCTCTGCATGA
- a CDS encoding DUF3999 family protein, giving the protein MKMIVTPLVFVLLLVPSASHSRYQRPVQVSASGQNYVAVDEAIWNHARRDLGDLRLASADAEIPYAFVVQRGSSEEQRTELSVLQQSSVGGKTQFLIDMSGLAEYDHVQLKLATRNFVAHAHLEGADDPHARAWAGLGGTILYDLSKESLGSNTMLRIPRATYKYLRVTIDGPVAPSDVQAATSEMAEEHPAVWRDVSSTPAQAQSGKNTVFTFVVADRIPIERAVFSIAASPATNFRRDVEIRDEKDNWLGSGDIERIHMVRGGQKVDSEHYTVSFSGTGHSTIKVLIHNGDDRPLNFAGARLEQLERRIYFDAPGPAQLVLYYGDEKLTSPVYDYAKLFQQSKTPTATTLRSEAPNVAFTERPDKRPWTERHPVVLWIAIIAAVVGLSAVALRSMRTATA; this is encoded by the coding sequence ATGAAGATGATTGTCACGCCCCTCGTCTTTGTTCTCTTGCTCGTCCCTTCGGCCTCTCATTCGAGGTACCAGCGTCCGGTGCAAGTCTCGGCTAGCGGACAAAACTACGTTGCTGTCGACGAAGCCATCTGGAACCATGCGCGGCGCGACCTGGGCGATCTCCGACTCGCCTCAGCGGATGCCGAGATTCCTTATGCGTTCGTGGTCCAGCGAGGCAGCTCCGAGGAGCAGCGCACCGAACTTTCCGTTCTGCAACAGTCGAGCGTCGGAGGAAAGACGCAGTTCCTCATCGATATGTCCGGGCTGGCGGAGTATGACCATGTGCAACTAAAGCTCGCGACCAGAAACTTTGTCGCGCATGCGCACTTGGAGGGAGCGGATGATCCGCATGCACGCGCCTGGGCCGGGTTGGGAGGCACAATCCTCTACGATCTTTCTAAGGAAAGTCTCGGATCGAACACAATGCTGCGCATTCCTCGTGCTACCTACAAGTATCTGCGCGTGACGATCGACGGTCCGGTCGCTCCATCCGATGTTCAGGCTGCGACCTCCGAGATGGCGGAGGAGCATCCCGCCGTGTGGCGCGATGTGAGCAGCACGCCGGCACAAGCACAGTCGGGCAAAAACACAGTATTTACCTTTGTCGTCGCCGACAGAATCCCCATTGAGCGCGCGGTCTTCAGCATCGCGGCATCTCCAGCGACAAACTTTCGGCGTGATGTTGAGATTCGAGACGAAAAAGACAACTGGTTGGGGTCAGGTGACATTGAACGCATTCACATGGTGCGTGGCGGGCAAAAGGTCGACTCCGAACATTACACGGTAAGCTTTTCCGGAACTGGGCATAGCACGATCAAAGTACTAATCCACAACGGAGACGATCGTCCCCTCAACTTTGCCGGCGCACGTCTCGAACAATTGGAGCGGCGCATCTACTTTGACGCTCCCGGTCCAGCCCAGCTCGTGCTCTACTATGGCGACGAGAAGTTGACTTCGCCTGTTTACGATTACGCCAAGCTGTTCCAGCAGAGTAAAACTCCGACTGCTACCACGCTACGATCAGAGGCCCCGAATGTAGCATTCACCGAGCGCCCCGATAAACGACCGTGGACTGAGCGCCATCCCGTAGTGTTGTGGATCGCCATCATCGCCGCAGTCGTCGGACTGAGCGCAGTCGCGCTGCGTTCTATGCGCACAGCAACTGCTTAG